From the genome of Carassius auratus strain Wakin chromosome 26, ASM336829v1, whole genome shotgun sequence, one region includes:
- the LOC113044600 gene encoding uncharacterized protein LOC113044600: MDVNRSDSVLDQVIQALEDEKAQLEGKLETEIDVSERQKYEERLAEINADLQANKTKLQGSSSQVEQEVRRSERERRPTEKMLELRRDELAKRERKFMFTYLNFKAEAQFIRSKLKEQCSKTELGDMIVTAEKREAELKQTYESIRAMNVPSQDIRRKMDSSTSVTSEVTVLLKRRCAEVDTKEFDAEAVKETLLQLLQRDDAKSIYGSTVSRAEKESQQGSHMSVKRAEAAARLAAKRAELNREKEISAQRKEVLAQQERLKMLEEQRDLEVMEAEYSVYAEEESRLNAEIRETNEKCALPLCQHPLQHNSHSCTKVSTFQPLAQPCSENKLETKVDEVVLVKALTESLAMTKLPAPEPFTFTGDPLKFIEWRTCFKALIETNCTTSAHRLFYLKKYISGDALSVLEGTFYRSDEDAYTQAWDALNKRYGHPFVVQRAFRTKLSNWPKIGPKESLKLREFSDFLISCKNAMPHVHGLGVLDDCEENQKLLQKLPDFITTRWNRHVSKALDDEKPYPSFAEFSDFVAEEARIACNPVSSLHALKHADERLGKEQKRFKASALMQNVKPIAKNFNALERETCTKLNPSATRDKRQLECICCQQNHFIYKCEKFAAMPLEEKKRFVINNKMCFGCLRVGHISKNCRKRATCNICRQSHPSPLHEERLQGGKPEASSDERASISLCSVGMDNYNRTSMIVPVWLSCATKDSPEILAYALLDTQSSNTFINQDICDKLQVHTEPVKLKLSTMTDRATIEDCQRVDGLRVRGYSLQEYIELPPVYTQDYIPLERDSIPTCKKAQKWTHLLSVADKMPDLLDCPVGLLIGYDCPRALKPTQVISGNDNEPYAVKTDLGWSIVGSIAPNSCSRDVTGFCHRISVKELPAITPASIIRTLEADFRDTDSKERTISQEDIQFFQQLDERVQHNREGHVEMPLPFRKRPQLPNNKKLAVVRLRYLKRKMERSPKYRKDYVRFMDSVFRDGDAEEATTTGKEDSTWYIPHHGVYHPRKPEKIRVVFDCSAKFEGTSLNDHLLTGPDLTNTLTGVLCRFREHQIAIVCDVEKMFHRFHVNLDDRDFLRFLWWEEGNTEKEPKEYCMRVHIFGAASSPGCANYGMKYLASKYEKDYPLAASFIRKNFYVDDGLVSIDSNEKANKLINEARDVLAKGKLRLHKFVSNSREVLNAIPESERASVVKDVDLNYNELPMQSVLGVKWNIETDTFSFKVDLTEKAATRRGILSVVASVYDPLGFLAPYIFVGKRVLQEMCKRGVGWDEPLPSDLKPKWDTWLHDLENLQRIRIPRCFIPENMGKIQKIELHHFSDASSEGYGQCSYIRTVADEQVHCALVMGKARVAPTKVFSIPRLELTAATVSASVSHLLREELDLEINEEFFWTDSQIVLGYIKNEARRFHVFVANRVQKIRDSTDPKQWFYVETNQNPADCTSRGSKVADLIDSSWLKGPKFLWEKEIVTHKTSPKLLVGDPEVKVLKTDACVRDNFLERLTRFSDWNTAINAIARIKRLVKRDRSGFISVEEREKAALVLIKAAQKEAFEEELKCLSQNPAKLPKNNRLYQLDPVLQNELLRVGGRLRKSNAALELKHPIILPKEGIVTQLILDHCHKKIQHQGRGQTLNELRSSGYWIMGASNVVAKYIKNCVTCRKLRRPVEEQRMADLPADRVEPSPPFLYSGIDCFGPFYTKQGRKEFKRYGLLFTCLSSRAVHLEMLEDLTTDAFLNALRCFIAIRGAVRQIRSDQGTNFVGARNELEKGLKDLDQERISTYLASKQCDFLMNVPEASHMGGVWERQIRTVRSVMNAVLAQAKGRLDDTSLRTFFYEAMLIVNNRPLTTNTINDPESLEPLTPNHLLTMKTSVPLPPPGKFIREDLYARKRWRRVQYLSEQFWSRWRKEYLANLSLRQQWHKPRRNVQIGDVVIVKEDNVHRNEWRLARVVETSADDDGLVRKVKLQMGQSKLGKKGERLTQITLLERPIQKIVVIVENNS; this comes from the coding sequence ATGGATGTAAATAGATCAGACAGTGTCTTAGACCAAGTCATTCAAGCTCTTGAAGATGAAAAAGCGCAATTAGAGGGGAAATTAGAAACTGAAATTGATGTCTCAGAAAGACAAAAATATGAAGAACGCCTTGCAGAAATTAATGCAGATTTGCAAGCTAATAAGACAAAACTTCAAGGGTCATCATCACAAGTTGAGCAAGAAGTTAGGCGTTCAGAAAGAGAAAGACGTCCAACAGAAAAAATGCTTGAGTTAAGACGTGATGAGTTAGCAAAAAGAGAAAGGAAGTTTATGTTCACATACTTAAACTTTAAAGCTGAAGCTCAGTTTATAAGATCTAAACTGAAAGAACAATGCTCTAAAACCGAGTTAGGTGATATGATAGTGACTGCAGAAAAACGTGAAGCAGAGTTAAAACAAACCTATGAGAGTATTCGTGCAATGAACGTCCCATCTCAAGATATAAGAAGGAAAATGGATAGCTCCACTTCAGTAACTAGTGAAGTAACTGTACTGTTGAAAAGACGTTGCGCAGAAGTTGACACTAAAGAGTTTGATGCGGAGGCTGTAAAAGAAACACTCCTCCAGTTACTGCAAAGAGATGACGCCAAGTCAATTTATGGATCAACTGTGTCGAGAGCTGAAAAAGAAAGTCAGCAGGGAAGTCATATGTCAGTAAAAAGAGCGGAAGCAGCGGCACGCTTAGCTGCAAAACGTGCTGAACTAAATCGAGAAAAAGAAATCTCAGCTCAAAGAAAAGAGGTGCTAGCCCAACAAGAGAGGTTAAAAATGCTGGAGGAACAAAGGGATCTTGAAGTCATGGAAGCTGAATATAGTGTGTACGCAGAAGAGGAATCAAGATTGAACGCTGAAATAAGAGAAACAAACGAAAAATGTGCTTTGCCTCTATGTCAGCATCCGCTGCAACACAATAGCCATTCATGCACCAAGGTTTCAACCTTTCAACCTTTAGCTCAACCGTGCTCTGAAAATAAGCTAGAGACTAAAGTAGATGAGGTTGTATTAGTGAAAGCACTAACAGAATCTCTGGCAATGACCAAACTTCCAGCTCCAGAGCCATTCACCTTTACAGGTGACCCACTCAAGTTCATTGAATGGCGCACTTGTTTTAAAGCTTTAATTGAAACAAACTGCACAACTTCAGCACATAGGCTCTTCTATCTAAAAAAGTACATAAGTGGAGATGCTCTTAGTGTACTAGAGGGAACATTTTATAGGAGTGATGAAGATGCATACACGCAAGCTTGGGATGCCCTGAATAAACGCTATGGACACCCTTTTGTAGTTCAAAGAGCATTTAGGACAAAGTTGAGTAACTGGCCAAAAATAGGACCTAAAGAATCACTGAAATTGAGGGAGTTTAGTGATTTCCTTATCTCCTGTAAAAATGCAATGCCTCATGTACATGGTTTGGGAGTTTTGGACGATTGTGAAGAGAACCAGAAATTGCTTCAGAAACTTCCTGACTTTATAACAACTCGCTGGAATAGGCATGTCAGTAAAGCACTCGATGATGAAAAGCCATACCCCAGTTTCGCTGAGTTTTCAGACTTTGTGGCAGAAGAGGCACGTATTGCATGTAATCCTGTTTCCTCTCTACATGCTTTAAAACATGCAGATGAAAGGTTAGGAAAGGAGCAAAAACGTTTCAAAGCCAGTGCTCTGATGCAAAATGTTAAACCCATTGCAAAGAACTTTAATGCATTGGAAAGAGAAACGTGTACCAAACTCAACCCTTCTGCTACTCGAGATAAAAGACAACTAGAATGTATCTGCTGTCAGCAAAATCACTTCATATACAAATGTGAAAAGTTTGCGGCAATGCCTCTTGAGGAGAAGAAAAGGTTTGTCATCAACAACAAGATGTGCTTTGGTTGTCTGAGAGTCGGCCATATCTCCAAAAACTGTAGAAAGCGAGCAACTTGCAACATCTGCAGGCAAAGTCATCCCTCTCCACTTCATGAAGAACGTTTACAAGGAGGAAAACCAGAAgcttcatctgacgaaagggcTTCCATTAGCTTATGTAGTGTGGGAATGGACAACTATAATCGCACTTCAATGATAGTTCCAGTATGGCTCTCTTGTGCAACAAAGGACAGCCCAGAAATTCTAGCCTACGCATTGCTGGACACGCAGAGCAGTAATACATTCATCAATCAGGACATCTGCGACAAACTTCAAGTACACACAGAACCTGTGAAATTAAAGCTGTCCACAATGACTGATCGAGCTACGATAGAGGATTGTCAGAGAGTAGATGGGCTAAGAGTGAGAGGCTATAGTTTGCAAGAGTACATTGAGTTGCCACCAGTTTACACTCAAGACTACATTCCCTTGGAACGAGATAGCATTCCTACTTGCAAAAAAGCTCAGAAATGGACCCACCTGCTCAGTGTTGCAGACAAAATGCCAGATCTATTGGATTGTCCTGTAGGGCTTCTAATTGGCTATGATTGTCCAAGAGCTCTAAAGCCAACCCAAGTGATATCAGGGAATGATAACGAGCCATACGCAGTCAAAACAGACTTAGGCTGGAGTATAGTGGGATCCATAGCTCCCAATAGTTGCTCTAGAGATGTAACCGGGTTCTGTCATCGCATATCGGTGAAGGAACTCCCAGCTATAACACCTGCCTCTATAATCAGGACATTAGAAGCTGACTTCCGGGATACAGATTCAAAAGAGAGGACAATATCTCAGGAGGACATTCAATTTTTTCAACAGTTGGATGAAAGGGTTCAACACAACAGAGAAGGACATGTGGAAATGCCCTTACCTTTCAGAAAGCGTCCTCAGTTGCCGAACAATAAGAAGCTTGCTGTGGTTCGTTTGAGATATTTGAAAAGGAAAATGGAGAGAAGTCCTAAGTACAGAAAGGACTATGTGAGATTTATGGACAGTGTCTTTAGAGATGGAGATGCTGAAGAAGCAACTACCACTGGAAAAGAAGACAGTACATGGTACATCCCACACCACGGGGTGTACCACCCAAGAAAACCAGAGAAAATAAGAGTGGTATTTGACTGCTCAGCCAAATTTGAAGGCACATCTCTAAATGACCACTTACTCACAGGGCCAGACTTAACAAATACTCTGACTGGAGTGCTGTGTAGATTTCGTGAGCATCAGATTGCTATTGTTTGCGATGTGGAGAAGATGTTCCATCGCTTTCATGTCAATCTAGATGATCGTGATTTCCTGAGATTCCTATGGTGGGAAGAAGGGAACACTGAAAAGGAACCCAAGGAATATTGCATGCGAGTTCACATTTTTGGAGCAgcatcctctccagggtgtgcgaactatggcatgaaatatctaGCCAGCAAATATGAGAAGGACTACCCACTGGCAGCAAGCTTCATTCGCAAAAACTTCTATGTGGATGATGGTCTTGTCAGCATTGATTCCAATGAGAAAGCCAACAAGTTGATTAATGAAGCAAGAGATGTTTTGGCCAAAGGAAAACTGCGCTTACACAAGTTTGTGTCCAATAGCAGAGAAGTTTTGAATGCAATTCCAGAGAGTGAACGTGCCAGTGTAGTAAAGGATGTTGATCTGAACTACAATGAGCTTCCAATGCAGAGTGTACTGGGAGTAAAGTGGAACATAGAGACTGATACATTCTCATTTAAAGTCGACCTTACTGAAAAGGCTGCTACTCGAAGGGGAATTCTATCAGTGGTTGCAAGTGTGTACGACCCATTAGGTTTTCTTGCTCCCTACATCTTTGTTGGAAAAAGAGTGCTCCAAGAAATGTGTAAACGAGGAGTAGGATGGGATGAACCTCTTCCCTCTGATCTGAAGCCAAAGTGGGATACATGGCTCCATGACTTGGAAAATCTCCAAAGGATTCGAATACCAAGATGCTTCATTCCTGAAAATATGGGCAAAATCCAGAAAATTGAACTGCATCATTTTTCAGATGCCAGCAGTGAAGGTTATGGACAGTGTTCATATATCAGGACTGTTGCTGATGAGCAAGTGCATTGTGCGCTGGTCATGGGAAAGGCCAGAGTAGCCCCTACAAAGGTTTTCAGCATACCACGCCTTGAGCTGACTGCAGCCACAGTTTCAGCATCAGTAAGTCATCTTCTTAGAGAAGAGCTAGATCTGGAGATAAATGAGGAGTTTTTCTGGACGGATTCCCAGATAGTATTAGGGTATATCAAGAACGAAGCCAGACGCTTTCATGTTTTTGTGGCTAATCGTGTCCAGAAAATAAGAGACTCTACAGATCCAAAGCAGTGGTTCTATGTGGAAACCAATCAAAATCCAGCAGACTGTACATCTAGGGGTTCCAAGGTGGCAGACCTAATTGACTCAAGTTGGTTGAAAGGCCCAAAGTTTCTATGGGAAAAGGAAATTGTTACTCATAAAACTTCACCAAAGCTTCTTGTAGGTGACCCTGAGGTAAAAGTCCTGAAAACAGATGCCTGTGTAAGAGACAACTTTCTTGAAAGACTAACAAGATTCTCAGATTGGAATACAGCAATCAATGCTATAGCTAGAATCAAAAGACTTGTGAAAAGAGACAGATCAGGGTTCATTAGTGTAGAGGAGAGGGAGAAAGCAGCTCTTGTGCTCATCAAGGCAGCACAAAAAGAAGCCTTTGAAGAAGAACTGAAATGTCTCAGTCAAAACCCTGCTAAGCTACCGAAGAATAACAGGTTATACCAACTTGATCCTGTTCTCCAGAATGAACTGCTCAGGGTTGGAGGTCGGTTAAGAAAGTCTAACGCAGCATTGGAGTTGAAACATCCAATAATTCTTCCTAAGGAAGGCATTGTCACACAGCTGATACTTGACCATTGCCACAAGAAAATTCAACATCAAGGTCGAGGTCAAACCTTAAATGAGCTCAGATCCAGTGGATATTGGATAATGGGTGCAAGCAATGTAGTggccaaatacataaaaaattgtgTTACATGCAGAAAGCTGCGCAGACCAGTTGAAGAACAGCGCATGGCTGACCTTCCAGCTGACAGAGTAGAACCATCACCCCCATTCTTGTATTCTGGTATTGACTGTTTTGGCCCCTTCTACACGAAACAAGGTCGGAAAGAATTCAAACGATATGGTCTGTTGTTTACGTGCCTGAGCTCCAGGGCTGTACATTTAGAAATGTTAGAAGATCTCACTACTGATGCATTTCTGAATGCTTTAAGATGTTTCATAGCAATCAGAGGAGCCGTGCGACAGATCAGATCCGACCAAGGCACAAATTTCGTGGGGGCAAGGAATGAGCTGGAGAAAGGTTTGAAGGATCTAGACCAAGAGAGGATCTCTACCTATCTTGCAAGCAAACAGTGTGATTTCCTTATGAATGTTCCTGAAGCAAGCCACATGGGAGGTGTGTGGGAACGCCAGATAAGAACAGTAAGGAGTGTGATGAATGCTGTTCTGGCACAAGCTAAAGGAAGACTGGATGACACCTCATTAAGGACATTCTTCTACGAGGCAATGTTAATCGTGAATAATCGTCCGCTTACCACTAACACAATAAATGACCCAGAGAGTCTTGAGCCCTTGACTCCTAATCATCTGCTTACGATGAAGACATCAGTGCCTCTGCCTCCTCCTGGCAAATTTATTCGTGAAGATCTGTACGCTAGGAAAAGGTGGAGAAGAGTGCAATACTTGTCAGAGCAGTTTTGGAGCAGGTGGCGTAAAGAATACCTGGCCAACTTAAGCCTCAGACAACAATGGCACAAACCTAGAAGAAATGTTCAAATTGGAGATGTAGTGATTGTCAAAGAGGACAATGTTCACAGAAATGAGTGGAGGTTAGCTAGAGTTGTTGAGACAAGTGCAGATGATGATGGGCTTGTAAGAAAGGTTAAACTCCAAATGGGACAAAGTAAGTTAGGTAAAAAGGGTGAGAGATTGACACAAATAACTCTTTTGGAACGTCCAATTCAAAAAATAGTGGTAATAGTTGAGAACAATTCCTAA